In Polynucleobacter sp. AP-Ainpum-60-G11, one DNA window encodes the following:
- a CDS encoding thiamine phosphate synthase: MSLVRDLADQIVAAHIKDDLCLPIPAYSMSSPPPKIDNEHAADHYELAGMVAAIQMGFIERDANVLGKAWSRMVHQDGGFNPFKWPSRPEHFDLLPWTRNMNPNAFAECPKRLGLYAVMPDAEWVKRMVDAEIPTVQLRFKSEDKKLIRKHIAESVKAVEGSRTLLFINDYWQEAIEAEAYGIHLGQEDLETADLDAIRSAGLRLGLSTHGYAEMAYADRFCPSYIAMGAVFPTNLKKMETAPQGLGRLYKYAQLMNHYPLVAIGGIDEGSIHAVAQSGVGSVAVVRAISGSSDPKAAVKRLQELMKT, encoded by the coding sequence ATGAGCTTAGTTCGCGATCTTGCAGATCAAATTGTTGCAGCCCATATTAAGGATGACTTGTGTTTGCCTATACCGGCATACAGCATGTCATCACCTCCTCCAAAAATTGATAACGAGCATGCGGCAGATCATTACGAACTTGCTGGCATGGTCGCTGCAATTCAAATGGGCTTCATTGAGCGTGATGCCAATGTCTTAGGTAAAGCTTGGTCTCGAATGGTTCATCAAGACGGTGGATTTAATCCCTTTAAGTGGCCATCCAGACCTGAGCATTTTGATTTGCTGCCTTGGACTCGGAATATGAATCCCAATGCCTTTGCAGAGTGCCCAAAGCGTTTAGGTTTATATGCTGTCATGCCAGATGCCGAATGGGTAAAACGCATGGTTGATGCTGAAATTCCAACGGTGCAATTACGCTTTAAGTCCGAAGATAAAAAGCTGATTCGAAAACACATTGCAGAATCAGTGAAGGCTGTTGAGGGCAGTAGAACCTTGCTCTTCATTAATGACTATTGGCAAGAGGCAATTGAAGCTGAAGCCTACGGAATCCACTTGGGTCAAGAGGATTTGGAGACGGCAGATTTGGATGCTATTCGGTCTGCAGGACTGCGCTTAGGGCTGAGCACGCATGGCTATGCTGAGATGGCCTACGCAGATCGCTTCTGCCCAAGTTATATTGCCATGGGCGCTGTTTTTCCAACGAACTTAAAGAAGATGGAAACTGCGCCTCAGGGTTTGGGTCGTCTTTATAAGTATGCCCAGTTGATGAATCATTACCCCTTAGTTGCCATTGGCGGTATTGATGAGGGCAGCATTCATGCGGTTGCACAGAGCGGCGTGGGCTCGGTTGCCGTTGTTAGGGCAATCAGTGGATCAAGCGATCCTAAAGCAGCAGTAAAGCGACTGCAAGAGCTGATGAAAACTTAA
- a CDS encoding NUDIX hydrolase family protein, whose protein sequence is MHKLTTSTIAALEEMLQNTARSAPPDFLPIHFLGGSSSGQVIGHLNPEFIPYLQESLTKNPIPHIQMGHDRISISHARPLALSESLAKLADRMHQGGFIPGWRQEDFAWIDQNGHEYFRLERSAFRTFGFRSMASHINGYTKAGNLWLGRRSESKPTDPGRLDNLAAGGIGADETPWVNARRELWEEAGVPRQISDQIEPVGRIHMRRPIPGRGFHDELLYVYDLELADNFIPTNHDGEVSGFIEISLSEASARILADEFTSDAAFVTADFILRNTKTG, encoded by the coding sequence ATGCACAAGCTCACCACCAGCACAATTGCCGCGCTAGAAGAGATGCTTCAAAACACGGCAAGATCTGCACCACCAGATTTTTTACCCATTCACTTTTTAGGCGGCTCCTCATCTGGGCAAGTGATTGGTCATCTAAACCCTGAATTTATCCCCTACCTACAAGAATCACTTACTAAAAATCCCATCCCTCATATTCAAATGGGGCACGATCGGATCAGTATTAGCCATGCCAGGCCCTTAGCCCTATCCGAAAGCCTGGCTAAATTGGCTGATCGCATGCACCAAGGCGGGTTTATTCCGGGCTGGAGGCAGGAAGATTTTGCTTGGATTGACCAAAATGGTCACGAATACTTCCGTTTAGAGCGCTCCGCTTTTCGAACTTTTGGGTTTCGCAGCATGGCAAGCCACATTAATGGCTATACGAAGGCCGGCAATCTCTGGCTGGGACGCCGCAGCGAGTCCAAACCCACAGATCCTGGGCGCCTAGATAACCTTGCTGCAGGCGGCATTGGAGCGGATGAGACCCCCTGGGTTAACGCCCGTCGAGAGTTATGGGAAGAAGCCGGCGTACCGCGCCAGATTTCTGATCAAATTGAGCCGGTGGGCCGTATTCATATGCGCCGCCCCATTCCTGGGCGGGGTTTTCATGATGAGTTGCTCTATGTCTATGACCTAGAGCTCGCAGATAATTTTATCCCCACAAATCATGATGGTGAAGTCAGTGGTTTTATCGAAATCTCCCTTTCAGAGGCTTCTGCGCGTATTTTGGCTGATGAATTCACCAGCGATGCTGCCTTTGTGACGGCGGATTTCATTTTGCGAAATACCAAAACAGGCTAA
- the thiS gene encoding sulfur carrier protein ThiS produces the protein MRIMLNQVAHEVPDNSTIDDVLVMIDAQPPFAVAINYEFVPKTRHAEEILHEGDEMEVIAPVTGG, from the coding sequence ATGCGCATAATGTTGAATCAAGTAGCTCATGAGGTTCCAGACAACAGCACGATTGATGATGTACTGGTGATGATTGATGCGCAACCACCCTTTGCCGTTGCAATCAATTATGAATTCGTGCCTAAGACTAGGCATGCCGAGGAAATCTTGCATGAAGGCGATGAAATGGAAGTCATTGCACCGGTCACTGGCGGCTAA
- a CDS encoding FAD-dependent oxidoreductase — MTKSVSNGKYAIVGAGLMGRLLAVALAKRGARVELFEKGGPDAANAAARIAAAMLAPLAESAITEDNVVRMGVHSLPRWKQLIDELAKPVYFQQDGTLILWHRQDASDAERFSSHLERNCDRNRTLSNPLHLDSQSLAEIEPGVSERFTQGLYLPNEGQLDNRQLLEALLVELTLMKVPCHWNQSTDPEQLRNITNGFDWVIDCRGLGAKDSWNQLDNSSKDLRGVRGEVIRLHAPEVKLRRPTRLIHPRYPIYIAPKEDDVYVVGATEIESEDLSPMSVRSAMELLSAVYTVHSGFAEARILEMATQCRPTLKDNLPEISVDQKPHQAKLMMINGLYRHGFMISPAILDCALEILNTGSSPLAIDLDLQVSAATDQELSACA, encoded by the coding sequence GTGACTAAGTCAGTCTCAAACGGCAAATACGCCATCGTTGGCGCCGGCCTCATGGGTCGGTTGCTAGCGGTCGCACTTGCTAAGCGCGGCGCTCGGGTTGAGCTGTTTGAGAAAGGCGGCCCAGATGCCGCTAATGCAGCTGCGCGTATTGCCGCTGCAATGTTGGCACCACTGGCGGAATCTGCTATCACTGAAGATAACGTCGTGCGTATGGGTGTTCATAGCCTGCCGCGATGGAAGCAACTCATCGATGAATTGGCTAAGCCGGTTTACTTTCAACAAGATGGCACTTTGATCTTATGGCATCGTCAAGATGCTAGTGATGCAGAGCGTTTTTCCTCCCATCTTGAAAGAAACTGCGATCGCAATCGGACGTTGTCTAATCCGCTTCATTTAGATAGTCAGTCACTTGCGGAAATTGAGCCAGGGGTTTCTGAGCGCTTTACGCAAGGCCTCTATCTACCCAATGAAGGTCAGCTCGATAACCGCCAATTACTGGAAGCTTTATTAGTCGAGCTCACCTTAATGAAGGTGCCTTGTCATTGGAATCAATCCACCGATCCCGAGCAGCTTCGCAATATTACTAATGGCTTTGATTGGGTAATTGATTGTCGCGGCTTGGGTGCAAAGGATTCCTGGAATCAACTTGATAACTCTTCAAAAGATTTACGTGGCGTTCGTGGTGAAGTCATTCGTCTGCATGCACCTGAAGTGAAGCTGCGTCGCCCTACTCGCCTAATCCATCCGCGCTACCCGATTTACATCGCCCCAAAAGAAGATGATGTTTATGTTGTTGGAGCAACCGAGATTGAATCCGAAGATCTCTCTCCAATGAGCGTTCGATCCGCAATGGAATTGCTCAGTGCGGTCTATACCGTGCACAGTGGTTTTGCAGAAGCACGCATTTTAGAGATGGCAACCCAATGTCGCCCTACGCTAAAAGATAATTTGCCCGAGATTAGCGTTGATCAAAAGCCGCATCAAGCCAAGCTCATGATGATCAATGGACTCTATCGACATGGTTTCATGATCTCTCCAGCCATTCTGGACTGCGCACTAGAAATATTGAACACGGGCTCCAGTCCTTTAGCAATCGACTTAGACTTACAGGTGTCAGCCGCCACCGATCAGGAGTTAAGCGCATGCGCATAA
- a CDS encoding MFS transporter: protein MVTFSMGIRHGFGLFNLPITSANGWGRETFALTIALQNLIWGAVQPITGALADRYGAFKIMVAGGALYALGLAGMAISTDALNFSLAGGLLIGLAQTATTYSVIYGILGRNVVAEKRVWAMGIAAAAGSFGQFLMIPVEQGLLTSFGANDALLMLALMASLMIPIAFMLREPNVANAQQGNNQTIKEALKEAIHNPSFKLLTLGYFVCGFQVVFIAVHLAPYLKDLSKIYPDVGAPAVATTALALIGLFNIFGTYSAGILGQRFPKRYLLSGIYIGRSIAIMAFIWLPLSPMSTYLFAAIMGFLWLSTIPLTNAIVAQIFGVKYLTMLSGLVFFSHQLGSFCGAYFGGYLFDRTGSYLIVWNIAIALGLFAFLVNIPVKERAIHRAASV from the coding sequence ATGGTGACTTTTTCCATGGGAATACGCCATGGTTTTGGATTATTTAATCTTCCCATTACCTCGGCCAATGGCTGGGGTCGCGAAACTTTTGCACTCACTATTGCATTACAAAATCTTATTTGGGGAGCAGTTCAGCCGATCACTGGCGCTTTAGCTGATCGTTACGGTGCATTCAAAATCATGGTTGCTGGTGGTGCACTCTATGCACTCGGTTTAGCCGGCATGGCGATCTCCACTGACGCATTGAACTTTTCATTAGCTGGTGGATTACTAATTGGTCTTGCTCAAACCGCAACAACCTATAGCGTGATCTATGGAATCTTAGGTCGCAATGTTGTTGCAGAAAAACGTGTGTGGGCAATGGGTATTGCAGCAGCAGCTGGATCATTCGGACAGTTCTTAATGATTCCAGTTGAGCAAGGCTTGCTCACTAGCTTTGGTGCAAACGATGCACTGCTCATGTTAGCGCTCATGGCTAGCTTGATGATTCCGATTGCGTTTATGTTGCGCGAACCAAATGTTGCCAATGCGCAGCAAGGTAATAATCAAACTATTAAAGAAGCGTTAAAAGAAGCGATCCACAATCCTAGTTTTAAATTACTCACCTTAGGTTATTTTGTGTGCGGATTTCAGGTAGTGTTTATTGCCGTTCACTTAGCACCCTACCTTAAAGATTTATCCAAGATCTATCCTGATGTTGGTGCACCTGCAGTCGCGACAACGGCATTAGCACTCATTGGACTCTTTAATATTTTTGGCACCTATAGCGCCGGAATATTAGGTCAACGTTTTCCAAAGCGCTACCTCCTGTCGGGTATCTATATCGGTAGGTCTATTGCGATCATGGCCTTTATTTGGCTGCCTCTTAGCCCAATGTCTACCTACCTCTTTGCAGCTATCATGGGCTTCCTGTGGCTGTCTACCATCCCACTTACCAATGCCATCGTGGCACAGATCTTTGGTGTGAAATACCTCACCATGCTCTCAGGTCTAGTGTTCTTCTCGCATCAATTGGGGAGCTTCTGCGGCGCTTATTTTGGTGGCTACCTATTTGATCGCACCGGCTCCTATCTGATTGTGTGGAACATTGCGATAGCCTTAGGCTTGTTTGCATTCTTGGTCAACATACCAGTCAAAGAACGCGCGATTCATCGTGCTGCCTCTGTTTAA
- a CDS encoding CaiB/BaiF CoA-transferase family protein: protein MGALSHIRVLDLSRVLAGPWCAQNLADLGADVIKVERPGLGDDTRHWGPPFVKDPQGNDTAETAYFICINRNKRSITVDISKPEGQEIIRQLAKESDVVIENYKVGDLAKYGLDYESLKKVKSDLIYCSITGFGQNGPYAQRPGYDFIIQGMGGFMSVTGEADDFEGASPQKAGVAIADIFTGMYASTAILAAVVHRDKTGQGQYIDMALLDTQIAVMANVSSAYLCSDKVPRRWGNASPIIVPYQTFPTSDGWMIVAVGNDGQFKHFVTAGGEAHLASNPLYINNPIRVENRKSLIPLLEVMTRRKTKAEWIQLLEAANVPCGPINNFEEVFDNEQVKARGVQIDVPHPTAGNMKLVGSPMRLSETPVEVRMAPPTLGQHTDEILRERLNLDPQAIATLQEKGII, encoded by the coding sequence ATGGGAGCCTTAAGTCATATTCGCGTTTTAGACCTCAGCCGTGTGCTTGCCGGCCCGTGGTGCGCACAAAACCTCGCTGATCTCGGTGCAGACGTCATCAAAGTCGAGCGTCCAGGCCTTGGGGACGATACCCGCCATTGGGGTCCTCCCTTTGTAAAGGATCCGCAGGGCAATGACACTGCAGAAACAGCTTATTTCATCTGTATTAACCGCAATAAACGCTCCATTACTGTCGATATTAGTAAGCCCGAGGGCCAAGAAATCATTCGGCAACTCGCCAAAGAGTCGGATGTAGTGATTGAAAACTACAAAGTTGGGGATTTAGCCAAGTACGGTCTGGATTACGAAAGCCTCAAAAAGGTCAAATCGGACCTTATTTACTGCTCCATTACCGGTTTTGGCCAAAATGGTCCCTATGCTCAGCGCCCTGGCTATGACTTCATCATCCAGGGAATGGGTGGTTTTATGAGTGTTACTGGCGAGGCTGATGACTTTGAAGGCGCTAGCCCACAAAAGGCTGGTGTGGCGATTGCCGATATCTTTACTGGCATGTACGCCAGCACTGCCATCCTGGCTGCAGTCGTCCATCGAGATAAAACGGGACAGGGTCAATATATCGATATGGCCCTCCTAGATACTCAAATTGCAGTAATGGCCAATGTCTCTAGCGCCTATTTGTGCTCTGATAAGGTGCCGCGTCGCTGGGGTAACGCCTCCCCGATCATCGTTCCCTACCAAACCTTTCCCACCTCAGATGGCTGGATGATCGTCGCCGTTGGCAATGATGGTCAATTCAAGCACTTTGTGACTGCTGGTGGTGAGGCGCACTTAGCTAGTAACCCCCTTTATATTAATAATCCTATTCGAGTAGAGAATCGTAAGTCCCTGATTCCATTACTAGAGGTCATGACACGTCGCAAAACCAAGGCGGAGTGGATCCAGCTTTTAGAGGCGGCAAACGTACCTTGCGGCCCTATTAATAACTTCGAAGAAGTCTTTGATAACGAGCAAGTTAAGGCGCGCGGCGTCCAAATTGACGTTCCACACCCTACCGCGGGCAATATGAAACTGGTTGGCAGCCCTATGCGACTCTCAGAAACCCCGGTTGAGGTGCGCATGGCACCACCCACCTTGGGTCAGCATACGGATGAAATTTTGCGGGAACGCCTCAATCTAGACCCCCAGGCTATTGCCACCCTCCAAGAAAAAGGCATCATCTAA
- the thiC gene encoding phosphomethylpyrimidine synthase ThiC yields the protein MSDTNTKSKPEIPSLKSLERDFGQKFAYPASTKTYLEGSRPDIKAPIRMIEQLSTRVGEEMVPNPPVPVYDTSGPYSDPDIVINLEKGLPLLRKNWIEERGDTVQLAGPSSEYGVARSQDAATQNLRFAHINPPRVAKAGQNVSQMYYARKGIVTPEMEYVALRESMGLEQLRKNPEYKQLLKQHPGKSYGANLPDIVTGEFVRSEIAAGRAIIPANINHPELEPMIIGRNFRVKINGNLGNSAVTSSINEEVEKMVWSIRWGADTIMDLSTGKHIHETREWIIRNSPVPIGTVPIYQALDKTGGIAEDLTWEMFRDTLVEQAEQGVDYFTIHAGVLLRYVPLTADRITGIVSRGGSIMAKWCLAHHKENFLYTKFDEICEIMKAYDVSFSLGDGLRPGCIADSNDAAQFGELHTLGELTAKAWKHDVQVMIEGPGHVPMQRIEENMTEELKHCLEAPFYTLGPLITDIAPGYDHITSGIGAAQIGWYGTAMLCYVTPKEHLGLPDKEDVRTGIITYKIAAHGADLAKGLPGAQVRDNALSKARFEFRWEDQFNLGLDPERAREYHDATLPAEGAKIAHFCSMCGPKFCSMKITQEVRDYAASLDADGNPKAKVIPITAEASTDLEKGMEEMSAEFRKRGSEIYQ from the coding sequence ATGAGCGATACCAACACTAAATCTAAACCAGAAATTCCGAGCTTAAAGAGCTTAGAGCGTGACTTTGGCCAGAAATTTGCCTATCCCGCTTCTACCAAAACCTATCTTGAGGGCTCGCGTCCAGATATCAAAGCTCCGATTCGCATGATCGAGCAACTATCGACTCGAGTAGGCGAAGAGATGGTGCCTAATCCTCCCGTACCGGTTTATGACACTTCAGGACCCTATAGTGATCCCGATATTGTGATCAATCTGGAAAAAGGTTTGCCTTTATTGCGCAAAAACTGGATTGAAGAACGCGGTGACACAGTGCAATTAGCTGGACCGAGTTCTGAGTATGGTGTTGCCCGCTCACAAGATGCAGCAACTCAAAATTTACGTTTTGCTCATATCAATCCTCCGCGTGTTGCCAAAGCAGGACAAAACGTAAGTCAAATGTATTACGCCCGCAAAGGCATCGTGACTCCTGAAATGGAATATGTTGCCTTGCGTGAGTCTATGGGTTTAGAGCAATTACGCAAGAATCCCGAATACAAACAACTACTCAAGCAACATCCTGGCAAGAGCTATGGCGCCAATTTGCCAGACATCGTTACCGGTGAATTTGTACGCTCCGAGATCGCAGCAGGCCGCGCCATCATTCCGGCCAACATCAATCACCCTGAGCTCGAGCCCATGATTATTGGCCGCAACTTCCGCGTGAAAATTAATGGCAATCTAGGTAACTCTGCTGTGACCTCATCGATTAATGAGGAAGTAGAAAAAATGGTGTGGTCGATCCGCTGGGGTGCAGACACCATCATGGATCTGTCTACTGGTAAGCATATTCATGAAACCCGTGAGTGGATTATTCGGAATTCACCAGTTCCCATTGGTACTGTTCCAATTTATCAAGCGCTGGATAAGACCGGTGGTATTGCAGAAGATCTCACTTGGGAAATGTTCCGCGACACCTTGGTTGAACAAGCTGAACAAGGTGTCGATTACTTCACCATTCATGCTGGTGTATTGCTGCGTTACGTTCCGTTAACAGCCGACCGTATCACTGGCATCGTTTCTCGCGGTGGCTCGATTATGGCGAAGTGGTGTTTAGCGCACCATAAGGAAAACTTCCTCTACACGAAGTTTGATGAGATTTGCGAGATCATGAAAGCCTATGACGTGTCATTTAGTTTGGGTGATGGTTTGCGACCTGGTTGTATTGCAGACTCGAATGATGCCGCACAGTTTGGCGAACTTCATACCCTTGGCGAGTTGACGGCAAAGGCTTGGAAGCACGATGTTCAAGTGATGATTGAAGGCCCTGGTCACGTTCCAATGCAGCGCATTGAAGAAAATATGACTGAGGAACTAAAGCACTGCTTAGAAGCGCCCTTCTATACCCTTGGTCCTTTGATTACCGATATTGCTCCTGGATACGATCACATCACTAGCGGTATTGGTGCTGCACAAATTGGATGGTACGGCACTGCAATGCTTTGCTACGTAACACCGAAAGAGCATTTAGGTTTGCCGGATAAAGAAGATGTGCGAACCGGCATCATTACTTACAAGATCGCAGCCCATGGTGCGGACTTGGCCAAGGGCTTGCCTGGTGCTCAAGTACGCGATAACGCCTTATCCAAAGCACGTTTTGAATTCCGCTGGGAAGATCAATTTAATCTCGGCTTAGATCCTGAACGTGCTCGTGAATACCACGATGCGACCTTGCCAGCTGAAGGCGCCAAGATTGCCCACTTCTGCTCGATGTGTGGACCGAAGTTCTGCTCTATGAAGATCACTCAAGAAGTGCGTGATTACGCGGCAAGCTTGGATGCCGATGGCAACCCTAAGGCGAAAGTAATCCCCATCACTGCAGAAGCCTCTACCGATCTAGAAAAAGGAATGGAAGAAATGTCAGCAGAGTTCCGTAAGCGCGGTAGCGAGATTTATCAGTAA
- the thiD gene encoding bifunctional hydroxymethylpyrimidine kinase/phosphomethylpyrimidine kinase, giving the protein MKSSTPSSVQIPKVLTIAGSDSGGGAGIQADLKVITALGGYGMSVITAITAQNTLGVSRIQDIDLDVVEAQIDAVFMDIGVDIVKIGMLASPEIVRTVASALMRHGAKRIVLDPVLRATSGASLGGDDTAQAIIQELFPMATLVTPNLEEASLLLGRELFGPADFKLAAEELLELGPQAVLIKGGHLDATHTQLTDFLMWRTMEEGLEVVQSKEFKHYRVNTANTHGTGCSLASAIATYLADGHDLSHSVAKAISYVEAGLEAGRFLSIGEGPGPLWHMHDFYPTALPKEEGKY; this is encoded by the coding sequence ATGAAATCATCTACTCCAAGTTCTGTACAGATCCCTAAAGTATTGACCATCGCCGGGTCCGATAGTGGCGGCGGCGCGGGCATCCAGGCGGACCTCAAGGTCATTACAGCCTTGGGTGGATATGGAATGTCGGTCATCACCGCTATTACTGCGCAGAACACTTTGGGGGTGAGTCGCATTCAGGATATTGACCTTGATGTAGTTGAGGCTCAGATCGATGCAGTATTTATGGATATTGGGGTGGACATTGTCAAAATCGGGATGCTTGCCAGTCCAGAAATTGTCCGTACCGTGGCTTCTGCTCTCATGCGTCATGGGGCTAAGAGAATCGTTTTGGATCCGGTATTAAGAGCCACATCAGGGGCCAGTCTAGGTGGAGATGACACTGCCCAGGCAATCATTCAAGAGTTATTCCCGATGGCGACATTGGTAACCCCAAACCTGGAGGAGGCCTCCTTACTTTTGGGCCGAGAATTATTCGGTCCTGCGGATTTCAAGCTTGCCGCTGAGGAGTTGCTTGAGTTAGGTCCACAGGCAGTCTTGATTAAGGGCGGACATCTGGATGCTACCCATACTCAGCTGACGGATTTTCTGATGTGGCGAACGATGGAAGAGGGTCTTGAAGTGGTTCAGTCAAAAGAATTTAAACACTACCGAGTTAATACAGCTAATACGCATGGAACTGGATGCTCGTTAGCCTCTGCCATAGCCACCTATTTAGCGGATGGTCACGATCTCTCGCATTCTGTTGCAAAGGCCATCTCTTATGTAGAGGCCGGCTTAGAGGCTGGGCGTTTCTTGAGTATTGGCGAAGGCCCTGGACCCTTGTGGCATATGCATGATTTTTATCCAACCGCATTACCGAAAGAAGAGGGCAAGTATTAA
- a CDS encoding thiazole synthase: MTAPLPNPVATADPLVLYGETFASRLLLGTSRYPSPQVLENAVKQSNPGMITVSLRRQGTSTTEAHSGFWDLLKKMAVPVLPNTAGCHSPKEVIATAQMAREVFETNWIKLELIGDDYTLQPDTLRLVSTAETLIKDGFKVLPYCTEDLILCQGLVDVGCQAVMPWAAPIGTGQGPLNPYALKLLRDRLKVPLLVDAGLGLPSHACSVMEWGFDGVLLNTAVALADDPVAMAKAFSMAVDAGRTAYLSGAMKAQQSAQASTPLVGTPFWHQT, translated from the coding sequence ATGACCGCCCCTTTACCAAATCCTGTAGCTACCGCAGACCCCTTAGTGCTGTATGGCGAGACATTTGCTAGCCGTTTATTGTTAGGAACATCGCGTTACCCATCACCACAGGTTTTGGAAAATGCTGTCAAGCAATCCAATCCTGGAATGATTACTGTTAGTCTTCGTAGGCAAGGCACCTCCACAACAGAAGCGCACTCTGGATTTTGGGATCTCCTAAAGAAAATGGCTGTGCCGGTTTTACCTAATACCGCCGGTTGCCATAGCCCAAAGGAAGTAATTGCTACCGCGCAGATGGCTCGTGAAGTATTTGAAACTAACTGGATCAAGTTAGAGCTCATCGGCGATGACTACACATTGCAGCCTGATACATTACGGCTAGTTTCTACAGCAGAAACTTTAATAAAAGATGGTTTCAAGGTCTTGCCTTATTGCACCGAAGATCTGATTTTGTGCCAAGGCTTAGTGGATGTAGGATGTCAGGCTGTCATGCCCTGGGCCGCACCGATTGGAACTGGTCAAGGCCCTTTAAATCCCTACGCATTAAAACTACTTCGTGACCGTTTGAAGGTTCCGCTTTTAGTGGATGCCGGCTTAGGTCTACCGTCCCATGCATGTAGCGTGATGGAATGGGGTTTTGATGGCGTCTTACTCAATACTGCAGTTGCATTGGCCGATGATCCTGTTGCAATGGCTAAAGCGTTTTCGATGGCAGTAGATGCCGGTCGTACCGCCTACCTTTCAGGAGCTATGAAAGCCCAGCAATCTGCTCAAGCCAGTACACCATTGGTTGGTACGCCTTTTTGGCATCAAACTTAA